From Planococcus halocryophilus, the proteins below share one genomic window:
- a CDS encoding nuclear transport factor 2 family protein → MENTINIANQWIEKVNDKNIKAVLEVSDPHIELVGPRGVAEGHDILRKWIEQSGIHMETQDYYAKGDEVICVQKATWEHQSGHVTIYTYMQMRNGKVHRLGRYDTLDDAFGECHLSEEDLVE, encoded by the coding sequence ATGGAGAATACCATCAACATTGCAAATCAATGGATTGAAAAAGTGAACGACAAAAACATTAAAGCTGTACTTGAAGTTTCAGATCCGCATATTGAATTGGTCGGACCAAGAGGTGTCGCAGAAGGTCATGATATTTTGCGGAAGTGGATTGAACAGTCAGGCATTCATATGGAAACACAAGACTACTACGCGAAAGGTGACGAAGTGATTTGTGTCCAAAAAGCTACGTGGGAACACCAAAGTGGTCATGTCACGATATACACGTACATGCAAATGAGAAATGGAAAAGTTCATCGTTTAGGGAGATACGACACATTAGATGACGCTTTCGGAGAATGTCATTTAAGTGAAGAAGATTTAGTTGAATAG
- a CDS encoding 5' nucleotidase, NT5C type, with amino-acid sequence MKFGFDIDDTLINLREYAFHYYQEQLDQPVDIAVFHDLNRVEIHEAFGLSDEEGKNMWNRSLDFLYFTNCPLYSGALELLKQLQSDGHEIYYITSRPIEYTENTFNWMVEKGFPIVRENFFCGMKDSEKVEIIKNLQLDYYFDDKPAVLNTLTGESVNVIVKDQSYNRHLDLLRVENWDELGDLINSEIK; translated from the coding sequence ATGAAATTCGGTTTTGATATAGACGATACATTGATTAATTTGCGGGAATATGCCTTTCATTATTACCAAGAACAATTAGACCAACCAGTAGATATCGCTGTTTTCCACGATTTGAATCGTGTTGAAATACATGAAGCATTCGGTTTAAGTGACGAAGAAGGTAAAAATATGTGGAATCGTTCGTTAGACTTTTTGTATTTCACTAACTGTCCGCTCTATTCTGGTGCACTCGAATTATTAAAGCAGCTCCAGTCAGATGGACACGAAATCTACTATATAACGTCACGCCCAATCGAATACACGGAGAATACATTCAACTGGATGGTTGAAAAAGGCTTTCCTATCGTAAGGGAAAACTTTTTCTGTGGTATGAAAGATTCGGAAAAAGTGGAGATCATTAAAAACTTGCAGTTGGATTATTATTTCGATGACAAGCCAGCTGTCTTAAATACATTAACGGGTGAATCTGTGAACGTAATTGTTAAAGATCAATCGTATAACCGCCATCTCGATTTGCTCCGCGTTGAAAATTGGGATGAGTTGGGCGATTTGATCAATAGTGAAATAAAGTAA
- the ribD gene encoding bifunctional diaminohydroxyphosphoribosylaminopyrimidine deaminase/5-amino-6-(5-phosphoribosylamino)uracil reductase RibD codes for MSNHDFYMNLALTNAQTLKGQTDPNPLVGSVIVNDNRIVGIGTHLKAGEPHAEIHALRMAGDMSRGATIYVTLEPCSHFGRTGPCAQAIIDAGITKVIVATLDPNPIVAGNGVRMLKEAGIEVIVGVREEEAIKINEVFNKFIVTKTPFVTLKAASTLDGKIATHSLDSKWITAEEARLDVHLMRSQNMAILVGVGTVIEDDPELTARISNGRNPLRIVLDSTLRIPLDSKIVTDGIVDTWIFTSKNYNADKRQALEKLGVSIFETSHDTQVDVVDVVRTLGEKGISSLFIEGGGTINAAFLENDLIDKVVFYFAPKLVGGTMAPTFIEGTGVEWMKDAIDLRDGEFSKVGKDFKFTGYPEKRGSST; via the coding sequence ATGTCAAACCATGATTTTTATATGAACCTTGCTTTGACGAATGCGCAAACGTTAAAAGGGCAAACAGATCCTAACCCTCTCGTTGGCTCTGTTATCGTTAATGACAACCGAATTGTTGGCATTGGTACGCATCTAAAAGCAGGTGAACCCCATGCTGAGATTCATGCACTCCGCATGGCGGGTGACATGAGTCGAGGCGCTACTATCTATGTAACACTTGAACCTTGCTCTCATTTCGGTCGTACCGGCCCTTGCGCGCAAGCGATTATCGATGCGGGCATTACAAAAGTGATCGTCGCAACTTTAGACCCCAACCCCATCGTTGCCGGAAATGGGGTACGAATGCTAAAAGAAGCAGGTATTGAAGTAATCGTGGGAGTTCGTGAGGAGGAAGCTATAAAGATCAACGAAGTCTTTAATAAATTCATCGTAACGAAAACTCCTTTTGTGACATTAAAAGCTGCGTCTACACTAGATGGCAAAATCGCCACCCACTCTCTTGATAGCAAATGGATTACAGCAGAAGAAGCACGATTAGATGTTCACTTGATGCGTAGTCAGAACATGGCCATTTTAGTTGGCGTTGGCACTGTTATTGAAGACGATCCTGAATTGACGGCGCGTATTTCGAACGGTCGAAACCCGCTTCGTATTGTACTAGATTCTACATTACGTATTCCGCTTGATTCCAAAATTGTTACAGATGGCATTGTCGATACGTGGATTTTCACCAGTAAAAATTACAATGCCGATAAACGACAGGCATTAGAAAAATTAGGCGTTTCGATATTTGAAACTAGTCATGACACGCAAGTCGATGTCGTCGACGTTGTTCGTACGCTCGGTGAAAAAGGCATTTCTTCACTCTTTATCGAAGGTGGCGGCACGATCAATGCGGCGTTTCTAGAAAACGACTTGATCGATAAAGTGGTATTTTATTTTGCACCTAAACTTGTGGGCGGGACAATGGCACCGACTTTTATTGAAGGAACAGGTGTGGAATGGATGAAAGATGCTATCGATTTGCGTGATGGTGAATTCAGCAAAGTGGGGAAAGACTTTAAATTTACAGGCTATCCTGAAAAGCGAGGCAGCAGCACATGA
- a CDS encoding GTP cyclohydrolase II — MTTMKLDPKVFAILKEKIQMIQTEEGAVYLVGPIRLPVNLYEETFVFNWYCWLSLDEVTEDYESIIEKLNSANLAEYQQSSVLVYGDFENNEEALIRMHSICHTGDIFGSKRCDCGYQLKQSMKRITDHGTGALFYLANHEGRGIGLFSKAMAYVLQENGYDTVEANEQLGYVDDSRNYGDAIAVLQALRTKPVTLMTNNPKKVDAIEKAGLQIASRTALWGDASEYNKDYLQTKIDRSGHLKDEEDIFHVKP, encoded by the coding sequence ATGACAACCATGAAGCTAGATCCGAAAGTATTTGCGATATTAAAAGAGAAAATTCAAATGATCCAAACTGAAGAAGGCGCCGTGTACTTAGTGGGTCCAATCCGGCTGCCTGTCAATTTATATGAAGAAACTTTTGTATTCAATTGGTATTGCTGGTTGAGCCTTGACGAAGTTACGGAAGATTACGAGAGCATCATCGAAAAACTTAACTCAGCTAACCTTGCTGAATATCAACAATCGAGTGTTCTTGTATATGGAGACTTCGAAAATAATGAAGAAGCGTTAATCCGCATGCACTCTATTTGTCATACAGGTGATATTTTCGGCAGTAAACGTTGTGATTGCGGCTACCAACTAAAACAATCGATGAAGCGAATTACCGACCACGGTACAGGTGCATTGTTTTATTTAGCAAATCACGAAGGGCGCGGCATTGGCCTCTTCAGTAAAGCAATGGCGTATGTTCTACAAGAAAATGGCTATGATACCGTTGAAGCAAATGAACAATTGGGATACGTGGATGACTCCAGAAATTATGGGGACGCGATCGCTGTACTACAAGCACTTCGCACTAAGCCTGTCACGTTAATGACTAATAATCCTAAAAAAGTCGATGCCATCGAAAAAGCGGGATTGCAAATTGCATCCAGAACTGCTCTTTGGGGAGACGCATCCGAATACAATAAAGACTACTTGCAAACAAAAATCGATCGTTCTGGACACCTAAAGGACGAGGAGGATATTTTTCATGTCAAACCATGA
- a CDS encoding ferritin: MLSEKLTNALNDQFNNELQAAHAYTAMAAYFSKKGYHGFANFYLIQSKEEHYHAMKFYHYLVTMDEKPVLQALTEPKNHFNSALDVLENSLAQEKSVTSNIYALVTLASELEEHATLSFLDWFIEEQMEEEKSFRDIIARVKAIEEGGEYFLKMDDEFAQRKLED; the protein is encoded by the coding sequence ATGTTATCAGAGAAACTAACGAATGCGTTAAACGATCAATTCAATAATGAATTACAAGCGGCACATGCGTATACGGCAATGGCAGCGTATTTTTCGAAAAAAGGGTACCATGGTTTTGCCAACTTCTATTTAATCCAATCTAAAGAAGAACATTACCATGCGATGAAGTTTTATCATTATTTAGTAACAATGGATGAAAAGCCAGTATTACAGGCATTAACTGAACCGAAAAATCATTTTAACAGCGCATTGGATGTTTTAGAAAATTCATTGGCTCAAGAGAAAAGCGTAACGAGCAATATTTATGCATTGGTCACATTGGCTAGTGAATTAGAAGAGCATGCGACATTATCGTTCTTAGATTGGTTTATCGAAGAACAAATGGAAGAAGAAAAATCATTCCGCGATATTATTGCAAGAGTAAAAGCCATTGAAGAAGGCGGAGAATACTTCTTGAAAATGGATGATGAATTTGCACAGCGTAAACTAGAAGATTAA
- a CDS encoding phosphate ABC transporter ATP-binding protein — MSVKYKPAIHFNHVDFSFGQNPILKGITGSFPEGKITTLVGPSGAGKTTLLKLCNGLLSAQSGEVYIKDRAIESYEPVELRRLVGIALQSAPMIAGSVYENLTLPLELQGASLSKDDALELLHDVGLEKELLERKVKDLSGGQRQKVSIARTLVNKPEVLLLDEITSSLDRTSLREIEELIVKINRKYHTTIIWITHNLQQALEIGDYTWVMMDGEVIETGESELLKDPVNDKVKRFVRGGAE, encoded by the coding sequence ATGTCTGTAAAATATAAACCGGCTATCCATTTTAATCATGTGGATTTTTCATTTGGACAAAACCCGATTTTAAAAGGCATTACCGGATCTTTTCCGGAAGGGAAAATTACCACGTTAGTCGGTCCATCTGGAGCGGGAAAAACGACTTTACTGAAATTGTGCAATGGGCTATTATCCGCACAATCGGGAGAAGTGTATATTAAAGATCGCGCGATTGAAAGCTATGAGCCAGTTGAGTTGCGCCGCTTAGTTGGAATCGCACTTCAAAGTGCGCCGATGATTGCAGGCAGCGTGTATGAAAATTTAACACTGCCACTAGAACTTCAAGGAGCTTCGTTGTCGAAAGACGATGCGCTTGAGTTATTGCATGATGTCGGATTGGAAAAAGAGCTTCTTGAGCGGAAAGTGAAAGATTTGTCTGGTGGGCAGCGTCAAAAAGTTTCCATTGCCAGAACACTCGTCAACAAACCGGAAGTTTTGTTACTTGATGAAATTACATCTTCTTTAGATCGCACTTCTTTAAGAGAAATTGAAGAATTAATAGTTAAAATCAACCGGAAATACCATACCACGATTATTTGGATTACTCATAACTTGCAACAAGCGCTTGAAATTGGTGATTATACATGGGTCATGATGGACGGCGAAGTAATTGAAACAGGTGAAAGTGAATTGCTTAAAGATCCGGTAAATGATAAAGTCAAACGGTTTGTCAGGGGGGGAGCAGAATGA
- a CDS encoding ABC transporter permease, giving the protein MSYLTLSITLIFVLIPLVLSKTLKLGLEKDTIIATLRSIVQLLAVGYVLKFVFDSDSLLYIFMMVGLMVVAATHNAQKKGAAIQGITTKVAVTLISVEVLTQSILLGFNITPATAQYIIPISGMVIGNSMVLSILFLNRFTAEVESHQDQTELILSLGGTPKQAIHRQLITSIKASMIPTIESQKTVGLVQLPGMMSGQIIAGADPIQAVQFQLLIMFLLLTTAAVTSVMLGFLSYPTLFNQRMQLMRNS; this is encoded by the coding sequence ATGAGCTACCTGACGTTATCGATTACTTTAATTTTCGTATTGATTCCTCTCGTGTTATCTAAAACCTTAAAGCTTGGATTAGAGAAAGACACAATCATTGCAACGTTACGTTCGATTGTACAATTATTGGCAGTCGGTTATGTACTGAAGTTCGTTTTTGATTCAGACAGCTTGCTTTATATTTTCATGATGGTTGGTTTAATGGTCGTCGCAGCTACGCATAACGCGCAGAAAAAAGGAGCAGCGATTCAAGGCATCACGACCAAAGTGGCGGTTACGTTAATCTCTGTAGAAGTACTTACGCAAAGTATTTTACTGGGCTTTAATATTACACCAGCGACGGCGCAATACATTATCCCGATTAGTGGCATGGTTATCGGAAACTCGATGGTCTTGTCCATCTTGTTCTTGAATCGCTTTACAGCGGAAGTAGAATCACATCAAGATCAAACCGAATTGATCTTATCGCTCGGAGGAACGCCTAAACAGGCGATTCACCGGCAACTAATCACATCGATCAAAGCCAGTATGATTCCAACGATTGAAAGCCAGAAAACGGTAGGACTCGTTCAGTTACCAGGGATGATGAGCGGCCAAATTATTGCGGGGGCAGACCCGATTCAAGCTGTTCAATTTCAATTGCTCATCATGTTCTTACTACTGACAACTGCTGCTGTGACAAGTGTTATGCTTGGTTTCTTGTCGTACCCTACGTTGTTCAATCAGCGGATGCAATTAATGAGAAACTCATAA
- a CDS encoding saccharopine dehydrogenase family protein — protein sequence MKTWMIYGANGYTGELIAREAVKRGLSPVLAGRNADKIRPLAEELSLAFQAFPLNDHAAKQLKDIDLVLHCAGPFDLTSKPMIQACLQAKTHYLDITGEISVFEYTHSQHAQAVEKDIILCSGVGFDVIPTDCTALKLKEALPDAIELSLGFDSDSGVSPGTFKTMIQGIGSTSMHRKDGVLEPVTLGSQHRIIDFGRGSRSAMGIPWGDVSTAYYTTGVPTISTWIPMSKPKIQSARLMKIASPLFASDWVKEMLQKQVEKRVKGPNNEFRANTPAYIWGEARNAEGVLKVARLQTANVYDLTVYGSLDLVRRLLSEQIDGGYYTPAGLFGSSLVEKLPGSGAFEIDTFYPR from the coding sequence ATGAAGACGTGGATGATTTATGGTGCAAATGGCTATACAGGCGAACTGATTGCTAGAGAAGCTGTGAAGAGAGGATTATCACCTGTACTTGCAGGACGTAATGCAGATAAAATCAGACCCTTAGCCGAGGAACTGTCGCTGGCATTCCAAGCATTTCCGTTAAATGACCATGCAGCAAAACAGTTGAAAGACATAGATTTGGTTCTTCACTGTGCAGGTCCTTTTGACCTGACAAGTAAACCGATGATTCAAGCTTGTCTGCAAGCAAAGACGCATTACTTAGATATTACAGGAGAAATTTCTGTATTCGAATACACTCATTCACAACATGCTCAAGCAGTAGAAAAAGACATTATCCTTTGTTCTGGAGTCGGATTTGATGTTATCCCGACCGATTGCACCGCTTTAAAGTTAAAAGAAGCATTGCCCGATGCGATTGAATTATCTCTTGGTTTCGATTCGGATTCAGGCGTTTCACCAGGTACGTTTAAAACGATGATTCAAGGTATAGGATCAACTAGCATGCATAGAAAAGACGGTGTGCTAGAACCTGTCACACTTGGCAGTCAACACCGAATCATTGATTTTGGGCGAGGTTCACGTTCTGCTATGGGAATTCCTTGGGGTGATGTTTCGACCGCTTACTATACAACTGGTGTACCGACCATTTCCACTTGGATTCCGATGAGCAAACCAAAAATTCAAAGCGCTCGTTTGATGAAAATAGCGAGTCCATTGTTTGCGTCCGATTGGGTAAAAGAAATGTTACAGAAACAAGTAGAAAAACGAGTAAAAGGTCCGAATAACGAATTCCGAGCTAACACGCCTGCTTATATTTGGGGAGAGGCAAGAAATGCGGAGGGCGTTCTGAAAGTCGCTCGCCTTCAAACCGCGAATGTTTACGATTTAACCGTTTATGGCTCACTTGATCTCGTTCGTCGTCTCTTGAGTGAACAAATCGATGGGGGCTATTATACACCCGCTGGACTCTTCGGTTCGAGTTTAGTAGAAAAATTACCAGGATCAGGAGCATTTGAAATCGACACATTTTATCCTCGATAA
- a CDS encoding DUF485 domain-containing protein — MTKVITENGSQQDARGEKEATHERPVVKEPDFQKIENSSNFRELMRKKKTFLISTTALFLGLYLLFNIVISYTNWLDAPFIGDITWVWVFAFSLFAMTWILVTVYMKKAEKFDAMAKATLKEFDYDEEETK; from the coding sequence GTGACGAAAGTAATCACAGAAAATGGCTCACAGCAGGATGCAAGGGGAGAGAAAGAGGCAACGCATGAAAGGCCAGTGGTTAAGGAGCCAGATTTTCAAAAAATCGAGAACTCATCCAATTTCAGAGAGTTGATGCGTAAAAAGAAGACCTTTCTTATCTCGACGACGGCATTATTTCTAGGGCTGTATCTCTTATTTAATATTGTGATTTCCTATACCAATTGGTTGGACGCGCCTTTCATTGGAGACATAACATGGGTGTGGGTATTCGCTTTTTCTTTATTCGCCATGACATGGATTCTTGTAACCGTATACATGAAAAAAGCAGAAAAGTTTGATGCAATGGCTAAAGCTACGTTAAAAGAATTTGATTATGACGAGGAGGAAACAAAATGA
- a CDS encoding cation acetate symporter yields MNATVISIFIFIVGITLVITYFAAKRTNSASDFYTAGGGLTGWQNGLAIAGDYLSAASFLGIAGAIALFGFDGFLFSIGYLVAYLVVLFIVAEPLRNLGKYTLADMINARFNAKKVRGAAALSSITIVIFYMIAQLVGAGALIQLLFGIDYIWAVLLVGIMMTIYVLFGGMTATSWVQIIKAVLLMVGTVILSFLVLKNFNFNILDMFTQMKTATPHGEAYLSPGVKYKMPLDTISLMLALVLGTAGLPHILMRFFTVKDAKTARSSVMWATWIVGIFYVMTIFLGFGAAAFVGSDLITSTNPAGNMAAPLLAQALGGDILMSFISAVAFATILAVVAGLVLTGASAFAHDIYGQIIKKGQATERQQMLAARYASLGVSAFSILLAIFAQSLNVAFLVSLAFCIAASANLPVILYTIFWKRFNTTGAVSAILTGLISALVLVSLSPSVMNPVAGAAIFVGDPIFPLTNPALFSVPLGFIGGWVGTMLSKELDIKKYSEVNVRANTGGFRQL; encoded by the coding sequence ATGAATGCTACGGTTATATCCATTTTTATTTTTATCGTGGGGATCACCCTTGTCATTACTTATTTTGCAGCAAAACGTACAAATTCCGCGAGTGACTTTTATACAGCTGGTGGGGGCTTGACTGGCTGGCAAAACGGCTTGGCCATTGCAGGAGATTACTTATCAGCAGCTTCTTTTCTAGGAATTGCCGGAGCTATCGCGTTGTTTGGATTTGATGGTTTCTTATTTTCTATAGGCTATCTTGTGGCCTATTTAGTGGTTCTTTTTATCGTTGCTGAACCATTGCGTAATTTAGGGAAATACACGCTTGCTGATATGATCAATGCACGTTTTAATGCTAAAAAAGTTCGTGGAGCAGCGGCATTAAGTTCTATCACAATTGTCATATTCTATATGATTGCTCAATTAGTTGGAGCAGGAGCATTGATTCAATTGCTGTTTGGCATTGATTACATATGGGCTGTGTTGCTAGTTGGTATCATGATGACTATCTATGTATTATTTGGAGGGATGACAGCGACAAGTTGGGTACAGATTATCAAAGCCGTGCTGTTGATGGTTGGTACAGTTATTTTATCTTTCCTAGTGCTCAAGAATTTCAATTTTAATATTCTAGACATGTTCACACAGATGAAGACGGCGACGCCTCATGGAGAAGCGTATTTAAGTCCTGGAGTGAAATACAAAATGCCATTGGATACCATTTCACTCATGCTTGCCTTGGTTCTTGGAACTGCAGGACTGCCGCACATCTTGATGCGCTTTTTCACAGTAAAAGATGCGAAAACAGCACGAAGCTCAGTTATGTGGGCAACTTGGATTGTTGGGATTTTCTATGTAATGACCATCTTCCTAGGTTTCGGGGCCGCAGCTTTTGTTGGGTCTGATTTAATCACTTCAACAAACCCTGCTGGGAATATGGCCGCACCTCTATTGGCGCAAGCCTTAGGTGGCGATATTTTAATGTCGTTTATTTCTGCAGTCGCATTTGCGACGATTCTTGCTGTAGTAGCGGGTCTGGTGTTGACTGGTGCTTCGGCTTTTGCTCATGATATTTATGGACAAATTATTAAAAAAGGTCAAGCGACAGAACGCCAGCAAATGTTGGCAGCTCGTTATGCATCGCTTGGGGTATCTGCGTTTTCAATTTTGTTGGCTATCTTTGCGCAAAGTTTAAATGTGGCGTTTCTCGTATCTCTGGCATTTTGTATTGCAGCAAGTGCCAATTTACCAGTCATTCTTTACACGATTTTCTGGAAACGATTTAATACTACAGGGGCAGTATCGGCAATTCTAACAGGATTGATATCAGCGTTAGTACTGGTGTCCTTAAGTCCGAGTGTGATGAATCCGGTGGCGGGTGCGGCAATTTTCGTAGGAGATCCAATTTTCCCATTAACCAACCCGGCGTTATTCTCTGTACCGCTTGGATTTATTGGTGGATGGGTAGGTACGATGCTATCAAAAGAACTCGATATCAAGAAATATTCAGAGGTCAATGTCCGTGCAAACACAGGTGGATTTAGACAATTATAA
- a CDS encoding S8 family peptidase, with amino-acid sequence MAKLNLIPYRIEEIADQAPRIPRGVRMIQAPEVWQWAERGKGKIIAILDTGCQPDHPDLEGRIVDGKNFTPDYNGDATNFDDNNGHGTHVAGTVAASYRESGGIAGVAPEAQLLILKVLSGEGGGEYQGIIDGMQYAIDWRGPNGERVHVISMSLGGPEDVEELHAVVKRAVDAGIPVVCAAGNEGDNKYDTNEYAYPGAYGEVIQVGAVDFNRRIANFSNTNDEIDLVAPGVDIYSTFPGGKYASLSGTSMATPHVSGALALIKNIAEKEFARELTEAELYAQLVRRTMSIGYPKTAEGNGVLALDILNKIEQLVKVINQSYNTDEKMDVRKL; translated from the coding sequence ATGGCGAAGTTAAATTTAATTCCTTACCGAATAGAAGAAATCGCAGATCAGGCACCACGAATTCCTAGAGGGGTACGGATGATTCAAGCGCCGGAAGTATGGCAGTGGGCAGAGAGAGGAAAAGGGAAGATCATTGCGATTCTAGACACGGGATGCCAGCCAGATCATCCTGATTTAGAAGGTCGAATTGTAGATGGCAAAAACTTCACACCTGATTACAATGGAGATGCGACGAATTTTGATGATAACAATGGTCATGGGACACATGTTGCGGGAACAGTTGCTGCTTCTTATAGAGAAAGTGGAGGAATAGCAGGTGTGGCTCCTGAAGCTCAGCTACTTATTTTAAAGGTATTGTCCGGTGAAGGTGGCGGGGAGTATCAAGGAATTATCGACGGTATGCAGTATGCAATTGATTGGAGAGGGCCAAATGGCGAGCGTGTCCATGTCATTTCCATGTCTTTAGGTGGTCCAGAAGATGTAGAAGAATTGCATGCGGTAGTGAAACGGGCTGTGGATGCAGGAATTCCAGTAGTGTGTGCAGCAGGAAACGAAGGAGACAATAAATACGATACAAACGAATATGCTTATCCGGGAGCATACGGAGAAGTGATTCAAGTAGGGGCTGTGGATTTTAATCGTCGCATTGCCAATTTCAGCAATACGAATGATGAAATCGATTTAGTAGCTCCGGGAGTGGATATCTATTCAACATTTCCTGGTGGCAAGTATGCCAGCCTTTCAGGAACTTCAATGGCGACACCTCATGTTTCAGGAGCGTTAGCATTAATTAAGAACATTGCCGAAAAAGAATTTGCTCGTGAACTGACAGAAGCTGAATTATATGCTCAACTCGTTCGGCGAACCATGTCTATTGGCTACCCGAAAACCGCAGAAGGAAATGGTGTACTGGCATTAGATATATTGAATAAAATCGAACAACTAGTTAAAGTGATCAATCAATCGTATAACACAGATGAAAAAATGGATGTAAGAAAACTTTAA